In Methanothermobacter sp., the genomic stretch ATGCTGCCTCTGATACCTGGGAAGGTACAGGTAACTTCACCTCGTGGATCCTCATTCCCACACCGCTGGCAGCCATAAGCTCACCAAGTTCACTTATGAGGCCATCTGTTATGTCCGTGGCCGAAGACACAAGCCCAGATTCCGCCATTCTGGATGCCTCTTCAACCCTTGCAATGGGTTTCAGGGATTTTTCAACCGCGACCTCAAATCCATCAGTATCTGCTCCTGATAGAAGAAGTTCTGTGCCTGCAGCTCCAAGCCCAAGGAGCCCCGTAACTGCAATGAGGTCACCTGGCCTGGCACCGGACTTCATCATCACAAGGTCCTTTCTGACCCTTCCAATGGCTGTACCCCCCATTATTATCTCATCCCCCTCATTGGTATCTCCCCCAATGAGGGGTGCGCCGTAATAACTGCAGGCCTCCAGGACGCCGCTTATGAGGGAATCGAAGGATTCAAGCTCAAGGTCAGGGAGAGCCATGGAGAGTATGAAACCCTCCGGTGAAGCACCCATCGCAGCCAGGTCGCTCATGTTCACTGTAACCGTCTTCCATCCCATATCTTGATAACTCATTGTAGGAGGAAAGTGCCTGCTTTCAATTAGAAGGTCTGAGGTCAGTGCAAGGTACTCCTTGCCCATTTCAAGAAGTGCAGCATCATCTCCAAGACCAAGAAGCTCTGATGGTTTGAAAAATGAGGCTGAAGTTGATATTATCCTTGAGATGAGTTTCTTCTCGCCAAGTGATGATATTCTATCAGGGGGCATTTTTATCAAAAATAAATTAGAGGTCATCCTTAAATTGCTGATTTGACCCTGTCCCGGATTATCTCAGCAATTCGCGGATCTGCCCCTAGGGGCTCGGTGTAGATTATCTCACCGTCAAATTCAAATTCTTCGTGCTCATGTTCATGTTCATGGTGATGATGATGTTCGGTACCATTATCAAGACCCAGAATGTGTGGTATGTCGTGTTTGGTGTGGACTCCATGGGCCAGAAATACCGGTGTAACAATGATCTTTTCAACGCCCATCGCTGCGAGTTCATTTATGGCCTCTGGTATTGAAGGCTTGGATATGTTCATGAATCCCACTGCAACAGGATGGTCAGCCTCCTTCCTGTAGATATCCGCTATACCGTTTATGACCTCCTCACCGTATGGGAGGC encodes the following:
- the thiL gene encoding thiamine-phosphate kinase — protein: MPPDRISSLGEKKLISRIISTSASFFKPSELLGLGDDAALLEMGKEYLALTSDLLIESRHFPPTMSYQDMGWKTVTVNMSDLAAMGASPEGFILSMALPDLELESFDSLISGVLEACSYYGAPLIGGDTNEGDEIIMGGTAIGRVRKDLVMMKSGARPGDLIAVTGLLGLGAAGTELLLSGADTDGFEVAVEKSLKPIARVEEASRMAESGLVSSATDITDGLISELGELMAASGVGMRIHEVKLPVPSQVSEAASLVGVDPLELALYYGEDFELVFTAPPDAMDELSRIMEVHIIGEVIESPSIEMVDKHGDTYKLHVRGYEHLRP
- the cfbA gene encoding sirohydrochlorin nickelochelatase, whose protein sequence is MDSNSSQKPKIGVLLVGHGSRLPYGEEVINGIADIYRKEADHPVAVGFMNISKPSIPEAINELAAMGVEKIIVTPVFLAHGVHTKHDIPHILGLDNGTEHHHHHEHEHEHEEFEFDGEIIYTEPLGADPRIAEIIRDRVKSAI